In a single window of the Drosophila miranda strain MSH22 chromosome XL, D.miranda_PacBio2.1, whole genome shotgun sequence genome:
- the LOC108165030 gene encoding uncharacterized protein LOC108165030, which produces MKLQRLLLTAVLILCLILAQHDRTTEARRLIFFNPHSRTLHSQLLVSRKLPRPCPAGKMRDHRDRCRRALIFGRST; this is translated from the coding sequence ATGAAGCTGCAACGTCTCTTGCTCACAGCTGTGCTGATACTCTGCCTCATCCTGGCGCAGCACGACCGGACCACGGAGGCCCGCCGTCTGATCTTCTTCAATCCGCACAGCCGCACCCTCCACAGCCAGCTGCTCGTCTCGCGGAAACTTCCGCGGCCCTGTCCCGCCGGCAAGATGCGGGACCATCGGGACCGCTGTCGTCGAGCACTGATCTTTGGCCGCAGCACCTGA
- the LOC108165028 gene encoding serine protease easter, protein MLRLHGTGMLPVLLLLALQAFAQRWERTMTHFGNCHTADFGRGTCVDPGNCDFYDVDKLDASSKRQCYSRQRPDLVCCPRESNIIPALGIRINNKNSSNNNSGSTTTTERPLLRLQAAPPPNTLPPRPPTSPDQLPQYPYCGTAFASRVFGGSVAGILEFPWTTLLEYSEEGGNKSYVCGAAFIAQRWLVTAAHCTHVFFMGPGRRLTGARLGEWNKATDPDCITNLNGRRECVPPHIRVSIDRILPHEQFSVKNLTNDIALLRLARPVNWLQMQHVEPVCLPPVRGPLANQLVGSAVDVSGWGRTENSESSNFKRKAMLIVQPLDQCQAAFRKDGQVLNDSQLCASGGIGVDSCNGDSGGPLTVEASTPQRDRFVYLAGVVSFGREECGQTEFSGVYTRISSHMDWIEQTIRANRI, encoded by the exons ATGCTGCGTCTCCACGGAACTGGGATGCTGCCGGTGCTCCTCCTGCTGGCCCTGCAGGCTTTCGCCCAGCGTTGGGAAA GGACAATGACTCACTTTGGGAACTGCCACACGGCGGACTTTGGCCGTGGCACATGCGTCGATCCCGGCAACTGTGACTTCTACGATGTGGACAAGCTGGATGCCTCCAGCAAGCGACAATGCTACTCCCGGCAGAGACCCGATTTG GTATGCTGTCCGCGAGAGAGCAACATCATACCCGCTCTGGGGATACGCATcaacaacaagaacagcagcaacaacaacagcggaAGCACCACAACCACGGAGCGACCCTTGCTGAGACTGCAAGCAGCCCCCCCACCGAATACATTGCCGCCGCGACCACCCACCAGCCCGGATCAGTTGCCCCAGTATCCATACTGCGGCACGGCCTTCGCTTCCCGAGTGTTCGGCGGCTCCGTTGCGGGCATCCTCGAGTTCCCCTGGACGACACTGCTGGAGTACTCCGAGGAGGGCGGCAATAAGAGCTATGTATGTGGGGCTGCATTCATTGCCCAGCGCTGGCTGGTGACGGCCGCCCACTGCACTCACGTGTTCTTCATGGGCCCCGGCCGGCGGCTGACGGGCGCCCGGCTGGGCGAATGGAACAAGGCCACCGATCCTGACTGCATAACGAACTTGAACGGCAGGCGGGAGTGCGTGCCCCCCCATATCCGGGTGAGCATCGATCGCATCCTGCCGCACGAGCAGTTCTCCGTCAAGAATCTGACCAACGACATCGCCCTGCTGCGCCTGGCCAGGCCCGTCAATTGGTTGCAGATGCAGCACGTGGAGCCCGTCTGCTTGCCGCCGGTACGCGGGCCACTGGCCAACCAGCTGGTGGGCTCCGCCGTCGACGTCTCCGGCTGGGGACGCACGGAAAACAGCGAGTCGAGCAACTTCAAACGGAAGGCCATGCTCATTGTGCAGCCCCTCGACCAGTGCCAGGCGGCCTTCAGGAAGGACGGCCAAGTACTGAACGACAGCCAGCTGTGTGCCAGCGGCGGCATTGGAGTTGACTCCTGCAACGGCGACTCCGGCGGACCGCTCACCGTCGAGGCCAGCACACCGCAGCGGGATCGCTTCGTCTATCTCGCGGGAGTCGTCTCGTTCGGGCGCGAGGAGTGCGGCCAGACGGAGTTCTCCGGCGTCTACACGAGGATCAGCAGCCACATGGACTGGATCGAGCAGACCATTCGAGCGAATCGCATTTAG